The following are encoded in a window of Rubritalea squalenifaciens DSM 18772 genomic DNA:
- the rpsL gene encoding 30S ribosomal protein S12: MPTINQLVRKGRKVIKEKSKSRALQNCPQRRGVCLQVMTRTPKKPNSALRKVAKVRLTNGREVMAYIGGEGHNLQEHSIVLVRGGRVKDLPGVRYHIVRGALDTLGVSNRKQARSKYGAKRPKA, translated from the coding sequence ATGCCGACAATTAACCAACTCGTTCGCAAAGGGCGTAAAGTAATCAAAGAGAAGTCCAAGTCCAGGGCTCTCCAAAACTGTCCACAGCGCCGCGGTGTCTGCCTTCAGGTCATGACCCGTACGCCGAAGAAGCCAAACTCCGCTCTTCGTAAAGTAGCCAAGGTTCGTCTTACCAATGGCCGTGAAGTCATGGCTTACATTGGTGGTGAAGGTCACAACCTTCAGGAGCACTCCATCGTTCTGGTCCGTGGTGGCCGAGTGAAGGATTTGCCAGGTGTTCGTTACCACATCGTTCGTGGTGCTCTCGATACACTCGGAGTCAGCAACCGTAAGCAAGCCCGTTCCAAGTACGGTGCTAAGCGTCCTAAGGCATAA
- the ftsH gene encoding ATP-dependent zinc metalloprotease FtsH, with product MSESKPPKPPMGPKGAPGEQPPGSGGTNWRVLILFGCALAILMIAWYTSTNANTAQLDFAEFRKSYERGQVLEPMALPEVQELSSREEKIKKLGELGLKETDRLTFVTQEGAPSGRLVGKRNIVDPRDLEKEPKLVPFRVAIDTSLHSAELDQMLSSRDVPLVNVAELSSHNDSKNYSIKQLREWLAKDEVVLDGENVLKIYKKAGTSDAVLEGTRREYPMKGGEAAEPVWQAFSVSVNTFQLSDRDKNLINSAAFLKPESNTMRMVLLNFLPIILIVLVLFFLFRHQMKNAGKGAMNFGKSKARLLSQDKHRVTFKDVAGIQEAKEELFEIVDFLKDPKKFEKLGGNIPKGVLMVGPPGTGKTLLARAIAGEADVPFFSISGSDFVEMFVGVGASRVRDMFEQGKKNSPCIVFIDEIDAVGRHRGHGMGGGHDEREQTLNALLVEMDGFDARSGVIIIAATNRPDVLDPALLRPGRFDRQVTVALPDVKGREQILRVHSKKIKLAEGVDLGVVARGTPGFSGAELANLINEAALLAARQGKKEVKLPELEEARDKVRWGRERRSLALSDKEKENTAYHEAGHAILNILCEHTDPLHKVTIIPRGPALGMAMFLPEEDKISFRRAELIDQLCVAMGGRVAEELVFGNPTIGAMGDIRQATNIARKMVCEWGMSEELGMVEYGGDESGEVFLARDMGKVKNYSEETARKIDFEIKGLIDDAYKRAESMLTEHREALDQVAKALLEYETLDGKQAEEILKYGELKNPPSAPTPPATPNSPTVESGDKVKSASDDKEDDDPLAGDVVGAPA from the coding sequence ATGTCCGAATCGAAACCACCGAAACCACCGATGGGGCCCAAGGGGGCTCCCGGAGAGCAGCCGCCAGGGAGCGGAGGCACCAACTGGCGAGTTCTCATTCTCTTTGGCTGTGCATTGGCGATTCTTATGATTGCCTGGTACACCTCTACCAACGCCAATACTGCCCAGCTGGATTTCGCAGAGTTTCGTAAGAGTTATGAGCGGGGGCAGGTGTTAGAACCAATGGCTCTGCCGGAGGTGCAGGAGTTGTCCAGTCGCGAAGAAAAGATCAAGAAGCTGGGAGAGCTTGGCTTAAAGGAAACAGATCGGCTCACTTTCGTGACCCAAGAGGGGGCTCCTAGTGGTCGCCTAGTAGGTAAGCGAAATATTGTTGATCCAAGGGATTTGGAGAAGGAGCCTAAGCTGGTGCCATTCCGTGTGGCTATTGATACCAGTCTGCACTCAGCAGAGCTGGATCAAATGCTTAGCTCCCGCGATGTGCCTCTTGTGAACGTGGCTGAATTGTCCTCACATAACGACTCCAAGAATTACTCTATCAAGCAGCTCCGAGAGTGGCTGGCCAAAGATGAGGTGGTTCTCGACGGTGAAAATGTGCTCAAGATCTACAAGAAGGCTGGCACCAGTGATGCTGTGCTCGAAGGTACGCGCCGCGAGTACCCTATGAAGGGTGGCGAAGCTGCAGAGCCTGTCTGGCAAGCCTTCTCTGTGAGCGTAAATACTTTCCAGTTGAGTGACAGAGATAAGAATCTCATCAACTCAGCTGCATTTCTCAAGCCGGAGTCCAATACCATGCGCATGGTGTTGCTCAACTTCCTGCCGATCATCCTGATCGTCTTGGTTCTTTTCTTCCTTTTCCGTCATCAGATGAAGAATGCGGGCAAGGGGGCCATGAACTTTGGCAAGAGCAAGGCGCGCCTGCTTTCCCAGGATAAGCACCGCGTTACCTTCAAGGATGTTGCTGGTATTCAAGAGGCCAAGGAAGAGCTTTTTGAGATTGTGGACTTCCTCAAGGATCCAAAGAAATTTGAAAAGCTGGGTGGTAACATTCCTAAAGGTGTCCTCATGGTAGGCCCTCCAGGTACAGGTAAGACACTTCTCGCCCGTGCGATTGCTGGTGAGGCTGACGTGCCATTCTTCTCTATCAGTGGTTCAGACTTCGTTGAGATGTTTGTTGGTGTGGGTGCCAGCCGTGTTCGTGACATGTTCGAGCAGGGTAAGAAGAACTCCCCATGTATTGTCTTCATCGATGAGATTGATGCTGTAGGTCGTCACCGCGGTCACGGCATGGGTGGTGGTCACGATGAGCGTGAGCAGACCCTGAATGCCCTTCTTGTGGAGATGGATGGTTTCGACGCCCGCTCCGGTGTGATCATTATCGCTGCAACCAACCGTCCAGACGTTTTGGATCCTGCCTTGCTGCGTCCAGGTCGTTTCGACCGTCAGGTTACAGTCGCTCTTCCGGATGTGAAGGGGCGTGAGCAAATTCTCCGAGTGCACTCCAAGAAGATTAAACTCGCTGAGGGTGTAGATCTTGGTGTTGTGGCCCGAGGTACTCCAGGCTTCTCTGGTGCTGAGCTTGCCAACCTGATTAATGAAGCTGCACTCCTTGCTGCCCGCCAAGGGAAGAAGGAAGTCAAGCTTCCTGAGCTTGAAGAGGCACGTGACAAGGTTCGTTGGGGGCGTGAGCGTCGTTCACTGGCTCTCTCCGACAAGGAGAAGGAAAATACAGCCTACCATGAAGCAGGTCATGCTATCCTGAATATCCTCTGTGAGCATACTGATCCTCTGCACAAGGTGACCATCATTCCGCGTGGTCCGGCATTGGGGATGGCGATGTTCCTTCCTGAGGAAGACAAGATCAGTTTCCGCAGGGCCGAACTTATTGATCAGCTTTGTGTCGCCATGGGCGGCCGTGTGGCAGAAGAACTCGTCTTTGGGAATCCTACCATTGGAGCTATGGGAGATATTCGTCAGGCTACCAATATCGCACGCAAGATGGTGTGTGAATGGGGGATGAGCGAAGAACTCGGCATGGTTGAGTACGGCGGTGATGAGAGTGGTGAGGTGTTCCTGGCTCGTGATATGGGTAAGGTGAAGAACTACTCCGAAGAGACTGCGCGTAAGATCGACTTTGAGATCAAGGGGTTGATCGATGATGCCTACAAGCGCGCTGAGTCCATGTTGACTGAGCACCGTGAGGCGTTGGATCAAGTGGCTAAGGCCTTGCTTGAGTATGAGACGCTTGATGGTAAGCAGGCTGAAGAGATCTTGAAGTATGGTGAGTTGAAGAACCCGCCTTCAGCTCCGACTCCGCCGGCAACTCCAAATTCTCCGACCGTAGAGAGTGGAGACAAGGTGAAGTCTGCCAGTGATGATAAAGAGGATGATGACCCGCTCGCTGGAGATGTGGTTGGCGCGCCAGCGTAA
- a CDS encoding S10 family peptidase: MPNIANMQIKPVTFAFLLTMGIASPLIAQDTASSEKASTEHINETEKPVVRHNSVTIDGKSIDYTVTTSELKLTDDEGKSEASIFHVSYIKKGENDPSKRPVVFAFNGGPGSSAVWLHLGALGPRIVPTSPDGTTPLDPPITVQENPYSILNVADLVFIDPVSTGLSRPEDPDKAGKFHGVKGDLDSVGEFIRRWVTDNQRWSSPKYLIGESYGALRAAGLSGHLQNRYGMHLNGVVLLSGLIDFRTLSPSTGNDLSYIVYLPTLTATAHYHGVIKGDRDKLMQEAKTFADTTYLSALHKGSKITSQEKEEVASTLSKLTGMDKEWILRNDLRIHPSKFRKELLAEQGKVVGRFDSRVAWDAMNPGSDHPSYDPSFSVAKGPFSTAMLDYLTRELGWEDKRTYEILTGKVHPWKWGATNSYVNLSDSIEGALSDNPKARFLILCGKTDLATPPGGILHSVDHLKLPDQLRKNISVEWYEAGHMFYLNQPDLEKLHKDLSKFIQ; this comes from the coding sequence ATGCCTAACATAGCAAACATGCAGATCAAACCAGTCACCTTTGCTTTCCTGCTAACCATGGGCATCGCCTCACCGCTTATTGCGCAGGACACTGCCAGCTCAGAGAAAGCCAGCACCGAACACATAAACGAGACAGAGAAACCTGTAGTCCGCCACAACTCCGTGACCATCGACGGTAAAAGTATCGACTACACGGTCACCACTTCAGAACTCAAACTCACAGATGATGAAGGCAAGAGCGAAGCAAGCATCTTTCACGTTTCCTACATCAAAAAAGGAGAAAACGATCCCTCCAAACGCCCCGTCGTCTTCGCCTTCAATGGCGGCCCGGGCTCGTCCGCCGTTTGGCTCCACCTGGGCGCCCTCGGTCCCCGCATCGTTCCTACTTCCCCTGATGGCACGACCCCACTCGACCCACCAATCACCGTTCAGGAAAACCCCTACTCCATCCTCAATGTAGCAGATCTGGTATTTATCGACCCCGTTTCCACAGGACTGTCCAGACCTGAAGACCCAGACAAGGCTGGAAAATTCCATGGTGTGAAGGGAGACCTCGATTCCGTCGGCGAGTTTATCCGCAGATGGGTAACCGACAACCAACGCTGGTCCTCCCCAAAATACCTGATCGGAGAAAGTTACGGCGCCCTGCGCGCCGCAGGACTCTCAGGACACCTTCAAAACCGCTACGGCATGCACCTGAATGGCGTGGTACTCCTGTCCGGGCTGATTGACTTCCGCACCCTATCTCCATCCACAGGAAACGACCTCTCCTACATCGTCTATCTACCCACCCTGACAGCCACAGCCCACTACCATGGCGTCATCAAAGGAGACAGAGACAAACTCATGCAAGAAGCGAAGACCTTCGCAGACACCACCTACCTGTCCGCACTCCACAAGGGCTCCAAGATCACCTCTCAGGAGAAAGAAGAAGTCGCCAGCACACTCTCCAAGCTCACAGGAATGGATAAAGAGTGGATCCTGAGAAACGACCTGCGCATCCACCCCTCCAAATTCCGCAAGGAACTCCTAGCCGAACAAGGTAAAGTGGTCGGCCGCTTTGATTCCCGAGTCGCCTGGGACGCCATGAACCCCGGGTCCGACCACCCATCCTACGACCCCTCCTTCAGCGTTGCAAAAGGCCCATTCTCTACCGCCATGCTTGATTACCTGACCAGGGAGCTCGGATGGGAGGACAAGCGCACCTATGAAATCCTCACCGGCAAAGTCCACCCTTGGAAATGGGGCGCCACTAACAGCTACGTCAACCTCTCCGACTCTATCGAAGGAGCCTTGAGCGACAACCCGAAGGCACGATTCCTGATCCTTTGCGGAAAAACCGACCTAGCCACCCCTCCCGGCGGCATCCTTCATTCAGTCGACCACCTCAAGCTGCCAGACCAACTCCGGAAAAACATCAGCGTAGAGTGGTACGAGGCAGGTCACATGTTTTACCTCAACCAGCCAGACCTGGAGAAGCTCCACAAGGATCTGAGCAAGTTCATCCAGTGA
- a CDS encoding alpha/beta hydrolase has translation MKLLAHVILATFVFFSVGYAEEGPSFKAKVARLLMGESGGDRLFYYPTKKQPHTPGKYGYKYEDVYFKSEDGTKLHGWFLPSKYGAQKAKGTIVFSHGNAGALGHHFYFTYWMVREGYNVFMYDYRGYGSSGGKVSRKGLVEDAQAAFRYIVTRVDIDQDKLVSFGHSLGGAKSIAALAANAPEGLRAVIVDSTFNSYVEMAEIIAGDTGKNIVSGSYEPGKLIAKLPKVPLLVVHGTLDRTIPLSQAEKLFQSAHQPKTLFKVEGAGHTSTLIINQEEYRKKLLVWLDAAMEKEKIAF, from the coding sequence ATGAAATTACTAGCCCATGTTATTCTCGCTACATTTGTCTTCTTTTCCGTGGGCTATGCGGAGGAGGGTCCTAGTTTCAAGGCCAAGGTGGCGAGATTGCTCATGGGAGAATCCGGAGGTGATCGACTTTTTTATTATCCCACCAAAAAGCAGCCCCATACCCCAGGGAAATATGGATACAAGTATGAGGATGTGTATTTCAAGAGTGAGGATGGCACGAAGCTTCATGGCTGGTTCCTGCCTAGTAAGTATGGGGCACAAAAAGCAAAAGGCACGATTGTCTTCTCTCACGGGAATGCTGGAGCCCTAGGGCATCACTTCTACTTCACTTACTGGATGGTGCGGGAGGGGTATAATGTATTTATGTACGATTACCGAGGCTATGGGAGTTCTGGTGGTAAGGTATCTCGCAAAGGTTTGGTGGAAGATGCGCAGGCGGCATTCAGGTATATTGTGACGAGGGTCGATATTGATCAGGACAAGCTGGTTTCCTTCGGGCACAGTCTCGGTGGGGCGAAGTCGATAGCGGCCTTGGCGGCAAATGCTCCAGAGGGGCTCAGGGCTGTGATCGTGGATTCTACTTTTAACTCCTACGTTGAGATGGCGGAGATCATCGCCGGAGATACGGGAAAAAATATTGTTTCCGGTAGTTACGAGCCTGGAAAACTAATCGCTAAATTACCTAAAGTACCGCTTCTGGTGGTGCACGGTACCCTCGATCGGACGATCCCTCTGAGTCAGGCGGAGAAACTTTTTCAATCTGCTCATCAGCCCAAGACTCTCTTCAAAGTAGAGGGGGCAGGGCATACTTCCACCTTGATTATCAATCAGGAGGAGTACAGGAAGAAGCTTTTGGTTTGGCTCGATGCAGCCATGGAGAAGGAAAAAATCGCATTTTAG